In Clupea harengus chromosome 23, Ch_v2.0.2, whole genome shotgun sequence, the sequence CTGTGGCACGGAAGATGGAGGCTGTCTCTGGTACtgcggcagagaagagagagtctgCTGACAGTTCtgcgacagaggagaggaataagGCTGTTGGCCCTGGTGACCTGGAGAGAAgggctgctgctgggcctgggaCAAgacaggtgaaggagagagagatggcataacccccagagagagagctggataAGACAGAGAGTTGCCACTGGATGTCTCCATGTTGCCTACACTGTAAGGCTCTGTATGCATTTCCTGACAAAGCAGTGCCGCCGCACGGGTCTGAGTTGTGCACACCTTCACAGCAGACGCACGCTCTCGATGATATTCATCTATCCTCTGCTGTATTTCCTTCGATGTCCACTCATGAATCTGTTTGTACTTAAACACAGACGCAAGCTCTGGATCTGGGCAGTGCTTCACAAACATCTTCGCAATTTCACCCCCCATGTTCTCTGCTTGTCTGCCCTGACGTTGTAAGCCTTCCTCAGCTAAGTCTGCAGCTTTATTGAGGCGTATCCAGTATTCAATTGGATTTTCTCTCTGACTTGGCAGGGTTGAGTAAAAGTCTTGTAAGGGCAGGCATGAAGATGTGTCACTGAAATACTGTTTCAGTATGTTATATATCACATCTGGGGTACAAGAAGTCTCAAGCAAGGGATCACTCCCGAAGCCTATCTTAACTACATCCCTGGCTTTCCCCATCAGCCTCCCCATTACCACCTCTATCTGTGACTGGACACCATAGCTTTGTTTGTTGAGGTACGATTTCATCAACTCAACCCATTCAGTCACCGTGTATTTGTCAGTCTTATCCCCCCTGAATATAACAGGTTCCTTATCAGATTTCACAACGACTCTAACGTGTGAATTGTCATTCAATGTATTCATATTGCCAGTATGAGTGTTCTggtactctgcgttgtgtaaATTAGCACTACTGTGGTTAGCGCCACCAATAGCACCACTAGACAGGAGTGAGGCTACAATTGATTCACCTATCTGAGAGCCCAGCTGGTAAATCATATCACTGAACTGGTGTAATGTCGTATTTTCACCACTAGGTGTTGAGTGGTGTGGCCCATCCTGCGGCCCCTGCCCCATAGGTGACTCACCTAGATCCTGACTCGATCTTAAGTCCCTATCTCTAGCAGTCAACACAGGCGAAGCACCCACATCCCTCCCAACAGACCTACTGGGCTGTACATTTATCCCCATTACACCTCTACCCCTCCCGAAAGAGAAGTGACTAAGCTCAGACTCATCACATGGAAACTTGCTAGCCATTTTACCTCTAGGCAAGACAATAGAGAAGAAATGGACatataaatagaaaataaaagacaaataaaataaaactcaaTAACAGATTtcatatacagtgtatataaaCAGTGTGAAAATAACCAAAATCCTATCTTGTCAGTGATGCTTTGACAGTCCCGAGTACCTGACCATAATCAAGCTCCAGCACAAATGACGTTCCAACACGGAATTCCTCCAAACCACGCTGCACCCTTGGTCAGGCGATCTGCATCAAGCTGATCTTGAATCGCAAGGTCACGGCACCagtgtgacggtggtcaaacttaggactgacgaatactgcaactgattcttttattcctgttcaggcaaatatcacaattggtacacagcatcgttgacaggcaaactttttcctgtctcatttaaacaacacattaatcacgcACAAGTAAAACAGCGCACAAACTAtttaaacaacaatgcacatatttcacacatataacactattgtaacagcaacatacctgttcaGGCAAATATCACAATTGGTACACAGCATCTGCACCAATAAAATCAAATGTCAAAATACATTCAGTACGGCAGTACAGTTAGCTAGCTTACGGTACGTGGAGAATGGGAAATTCccagcgaactagctagctaatcagtATGTATCATGATGAACCTCGTGGTATACAAAATATGATAAAACTCTCTGCCCATTGATAAAACGtatttacaaacaacaaaatacatactaatcatataaactacatgtaatatgtcgaagttgtcgacattTATTGCATTCATCAATCTGTAAGTTTATAAATCATCAGGGTCATTTTGTACAGTGGACCTaccgttgacaggcaaactttttctgtctagtaacggcaacagtacacacatataaactgccgacctgcagtacaccacagctccagaggtggctccaaaacaccaacattatttacaactgaattatggcgaaactcattatatatacattatattgttAAACGGATTTTTCAACTCCGTTACACCTGGTACCATCCTGAGGGGCGGACACCAGAGGCCCAGAAAATGACCTCATTGGGTTAAAGACTTAAAAGTCCAGTTTCTCTGTACCTGtcttcagaatgcattctccagcctGGCCTTGATGGTACTCTGTGTTAAGTCAAGTCAAGCTGTATTTGTGTCACTATTTGCCAGTAAAACGTATCTTGTTACAACCAAATGCTTCGTATTGGTGGTCTCTCTCTAAAACAACACGCAAGAGTGAAAACTACTCTTACAGTGTAATATTATATAAGGATTTACATTTCATACTGTCGCATCATTTTACTAGAAaagttatataatatatataatgttgAATGGTTTTGTAAAGTGCCTGTGTACTCCCTCCCCAAACAGCTTGTATGCTCTCAGACAAGGCAGCGTGAGTTATTAATGCAAGCACATGATAGCACGAGATGGGAGGGGAGAAAATAACACTTCTCGAATAATGTGAAGAGTTCCACGAAAGACGGTAAACTTCTCGTCACCCACAACATGTTTCCCAGATCCTCTGAACTGCTGAGTCGCCATTCTgcttgtggggggggggttcagggtTGATTCAATTAAACAGATGACGGTGGGATTTCAATACATTGTAAACGTCAACGTACAGCACAATATGTATTATTAtgtaattatattatatgttatttataCATCATATAATTACTTTGATTAAAGTaattcggagagagagagagagagagagagagataaagggggggggggggagaaagcgAGAAATTCAATCAACCTACTGTCAATTGTGTCATGCTGATGAGTGCACTTACCGTAACTTCATAAACAGttcccctttccctttccctctctttctctatttatcgctatctcccacacacacacagcctcagtaCACCTCTACAGGAATACCTCTCTACAGCTGGTGATCTTCTCTGTGCATTTTTACCAGGCATATTCTCACAATGAAATACTCGCTTTATTTGTTTGCCATCAGCGCACTTTATCCTCTTTCTCAGGGAGACGTAGGGGATTTCTCGCCCTGTGTAAACTCTTTCTACCGGGATTGTCCACCCAGTGGGATAGAGGGTACCCCCATATGCCAGAATTTCAAGAACAAGTACCACTTCGCCACACTGTACAGCCGTGAGCGCCGGTCGCCGTGGTTCTCTGCGTACTTGTACACAACTCCAGCGGGTAAAAGGCCAAGGGGCTACTGGAAGTATGAACCACAGGTAAGTCTGTTTGGACGATTTTGAACAATTTGAATTAAGACTGTGAAACACCGTTACAATTCGAGACAAATGCGTCACAAAATGTAAGTCGAATGTTTACATATTATATATTCTTTTGCAAGGAAACATGCTAAACATGACCTTTCTTGAAATAAATGACTAAGTATAAATCTATAGTATATTGACCGCGGTAAAGTCAAGGTGAAAGTTCAATACTGGCTGGACATTATCATTTACAGGTTGAGAGTATTCTCTCATTCTATTGGTGCACAGTTTTAATGCGTTTTATGGGTGATGTTTCCTCACGATACTCCATCGGGATCTGTTCCCTATTTCATCTCAGAGTCAGTTTGTCAGTTATTTTTTAAACAGAAGTGGTGTAGGTCACTGCAATAGTTGCGAGTCGTGGGTTACAGCAGTTCTCTAGCACTAGTGTGCAACTTTAGTTACTATGTCAGACACCTGCAACGCAATGGAATGCTTGCTTAATCAAAAGCTTGGGGGGATAACGATAACATCGGTATGGTCCAGCGTGGAGGAAACGGTTTCAGGTTTGAGGGTGTTTGAATGCCCGATAGCTCTAAATAACTCATACTAAGGAACCAAATTGATTTCTAAATGAGGCTTTATTTTGCAACACAGTACCAACATCTTAAAATAGATTTGGTAGTGTGTTTCTGCACAGAGAAGATAATAGAAGCACttgaaaatattattattattatatattataaaatgGTATTGCACTTAATGCTATAGGAAGTCAGGGAGGCGCTCAGCACATGGAGGATGGTCTTATCTTTCTAAGCCTCACCCTGAAATATGTATCATTATAGTACACATCATACAAACTACTGATGTGATAGGCTTTACTTATGCGTCACTAATATGATGAAGAAACAAGAAGACTTTTTCCACAGAGGTCAGAGACAAAAAATGAAgtattaaagtaacagtatgcaacaattgtaccttaaaataacagcttgaaaaaaattgtgccgctacaatgacttttaatatggcgatttgcgcctccgccattgccatcgggggtctgtggggAAATAACTCCGCTATGTAGGATTCTGAGGCCGCCCGATCTGGGGGCGGATGTACTTCGACCTGCTTTCTGGCAGTGATTACGCAATGTCATATAGTGCCATCCACGCTCGCAGCTACAGTATAAACGAGAAGCCAGCGAagtctcatcagtattcatcatggagaacgcaccaaagaaacagtagaagacgatgtctgatgaagcaaagaagacaaaaagagaggccgacagagcaagagatcggactagggtcacaatcggaacagcttttactcgttggagagagctgaaagacacattcgGATACAAGTTTGATtcacagctagccatctttcagctggattagtaagtagtttgtactgtctcttgcttgatgtttgactgtgttatcaaagttgttgactcgctagtttgtcatactcgaggaaagcacattccaataggttttgctaggcttcagggtgaccagattttagttttctaaaaaagaggacttcgtcgctgggggagggtgcggggtccagcatgctaaACACTAGCATACCCTGCCTTCTCCcctgcgacgaagtgtcctctttttcacaaactcaaatatggtcaccctattataacacttttggacattgatgctaggtttacgtcctcttttttgtccagGTAAAAGAGGACTTGTCCGCCCGGGTAAaataggacgtctggtcaccctagcttagccgctatcaagacatctcgttagcgatatcagacatcttgttatataacacgcttggacaatgatgctagtaataatcgagtagctagtaataacgtcgtatacacttctttgtaatgttattgtgatcgctatctggctaacttgccacccaagctccactagtctcaggatattccagatatttccaaggaatttagcgatagttgactttgtctgttagcattcccttacagccagttggtctgtggttcatgtttcgttagcttagtatgctacttgtgtgttacctgacttgaatgccgtgatttgtgaaaacatatataaagatgtagcggcaaacatactgaattggttcTTTCTATCAAAAGCGGTAGGGAATGTCTACTCCCAGCAAGGCACATGCacagccaccaccgccgcctgtatctagtatttcagaagagtccgaccgagatgggtatgtatcttagaactgcgtttctaaaccagccatgcaggacattgtaagttgtgactgacttatttatcttttgaatcagggacaaataattcgctatgcaaggtgttcaaccgttgggcaaagaaaccgaagcgattggtgtgctagaatctaggtgagttcgtcttacaactgcgaccgtaatgcattgttttgttgatgaatatatttatttagattcgttttatattcacagcatgcactccttgagcattgctgaagagcagcagcatgactctctggatgaggaggaggcgaattatatgaggaatagcatgtaagtcttgcacatgaaaccatcttagttcgtgttcttttgtgcttcaagtttatggtgttgtgggtgtgtgttttgtaaatcatttttatttacagtattgacatggatgattgctgggaggatcctaatcagaagggcttggaagaagattgggacagctctgatgaagactatagtccttttcttcatctacggtatgtttctagttgcatttcaggttgaactactgctatgttgaagggtgcaatcacaaatattttggtctttcaggagaagacaacgttttaggagaacatgatgcagttgttcctttttgatcttcaaattgattctatgtacatatcttgctgctttgcagtgccccagctatgactgccaacatcaaccaactcctggagataagcatggataaagccgtgcttgatgtggcaacacccaatcctccaggtgaggacatacaagaaactccagaacaacaaaaagtttcaggtatgcccctatagttatgcaaatgctagtatttgtcatacatttgcacatacacacaagcacttatgatcatatttctgaactttttttgtctgtcttgtagaaccattaccaatacaataattgtataactctgggtgattttccatgtttgttttgtgtgcaaaatcagctgcttaggcctgactgctaagcacattataattgaaattgaaatgaagcctcatctgatacttttcctggagtagcatctagtggtgagaagtgtgtcactgactgggcctttcgggttatgtatgtgtttttcaggacaacttcagatttggagaatttctaaaaccacatactcatgtatgcaggaaagcggtttgcctacagcccccctgtttacaaaacccagacattgcttgcagcaatcgtttacaactatcacaaccaccgcattcctgcacgtggcaaggatggacaccgaatgtaagctttgctataacagtagtgtactacCAAAAATAATTAATTAGTTCTTACCTAAACAGTTGTGGAATTGTGCAATTACTTTACTAGGTACAGACAGTACTTCAACAAGAAGTCCGAGCACTGgaatgtatatgtgttgaaggagagcaaaggctaccattacattccagacctgcagaaggccatccttgctgagaggctgggaagtggaatgggccttcccagaatacagggtctaaggcctgatgatcccaggcgcttgggtttgcttgccgcaacgcagcctccatccacATTTGAACTTGTCACGGCTCAGGTTTCACGCTGGGAGGGTGGTGCCCAAAGTGAATTCTAAactattccattctttcatagctgtgtatgtaaataatttgcaaataattcaagagtcgtaaaaagaaatattttttcatttatatgtaaataaaaaacaatgaacatcaaactgtacatgttttgacattgaacataaataacaaaactatttacaccaaacggtgcaccctgaagccaacatattgacccagggggtcaggaaatgcagttcttatcttccaaacgcagcagctcggaataataaccctattgccttcacccaagcggccatgctgccacagtacaaattggcggtatgccgcatgtctgtactgtcgctgctccacccctggttcctgttcgtcatcaacagcaaacacatcgttccatgcagcccatgccagccgtaaaacgcccgggtcaagaacatataactgcatatgtgccatgctgctgacggagttttcaggggcctggcggcagcagagcctttcttggtctgttgtcatctccctgcaattactgcaggtgcaccaatgtaaaggtccctacctgtctctacctcagaagaggcagacgttgacaatgacgtcgattcctgcaataaaaccatagaaaaaaacttgttgacatccaaacctcatacaccattagccatgcatgaattatcctttcgaatttagctaatacagtgttataataaactgtttctactgtctttgacgttagctattgtgatctgtcctatgtcgataaaacaacgaaaattgatgtattgtgatgtacatccctgcctatgtaattaatgaaagaataggctgtagccttatcagtgtcatccctgtctcacggagatttgtagttttagttagggtgaccagattttagtttgtgaaaaagaggacacttcgttgcgggggaggggtagtgtatagccctcccccgcgacgacatttaccaaaggctcagaatgatcgtatttagaggataattatcgtacatctgccagcactgacaaggctatcgaccattgacagttctctctacagtcagagctcgcgcaagaaggtagaacgtaagggaaataccctttccaaaccttgtaagggcgtaataactagtttgtgaaagacccagataaacacagatatccgacaaggcaaaatcccggacgtttttggaatccctgctggacgcattttttaggtctcgaaagagGACCTGTCCGGGTAAGAGagcacgtctggtcaccctattttagtAGATGCCAAAAGTGATCGACCGTCTCAGACGAGCATGCAAATCAGTGTCTCACACGCCAAGGATTTCACACGTTAGTCTTAGTCAATCACACGCAAGGTAAGCTTTAGAAGTTTACAACCTTGgaaacctaacttcgctagcttgtaatgaattacatgttccaatgtaaattatgaatatgtagcgttttggtgttgtcaactatattgtattcgatcacacaatgtataggctgaaaaggcgatcggtatttcatctaaactaaatgttgtcattcttttagttatgttagcattcatctccgatatcacaatgaataaaactatgcagtcatatttatgtaaaatctttgaatattcttaccttatcggttgacataatttgttggtttctgacttcgtctggtcatcaatacagtgtatgcgaggctgcatctatcgtaactgggtatttacgacactgaagtaaacgttaaatacctccaaaccttaagggggagctccaagggaaaaactccttaatgctgctttaagaaTGTGCACACAAGATATGTAGAGAGATGAAGGTCAGGTCAAGGGATTGGGCTTAGGACAGAAACATTATGTCAACTACTACATCAAAATATCCTTGACTCAGTCTCAATACAGAGACCTGTTGTTTCCTCAAAAGTGCATACTGTTGTTTGTCATGCTAAATTATTTTGATCAGGTTATGCTTTGTGAGTGAGAAATAGTCACATGCAAGAAAATCAGAAGGCTGGAGAATTCAGCATTTCTTTAACTGTTGTAcccataaatgtttttttttttactgttgatAATAAGAGTGATCACAGGTAAGTTTCATCTAATCACAAGATGTTTTAAAGACTagatggttttttttcttcatattttAAATGTCGTGTGTCTGCTCTATACGTTGTTCAACATGTGAATCATTTCGCGGTTGTCTTCATTTCTGGTGTTTGAAACTATTTCCACAGGTTAAGGTTAGAAGAAGGTCTAATTTGAGACCTTTGAACATTCTCCACTGGTCAAAGTTGCGTAAGGTTTAGTTCCCATATAATTAAGAACCGATTTTTGAGAGACAGCATTAAAGGTATGGTCCGACAATTCCATACACTTAAAAAGAAATATCAAATTCCGTGAATTGCTCCTCGtggtcctggctctgtaaatgggaaacaaacatagcgGAATACATGGACCACAGAGTATGAATGTGAGAACTGGAATGttgaaattatttaaaatgttcatCCCTTCTAGCCGTTATAAATGAGTTAAAGCTAACTTTAGTTGAAGCTCAATGCTTAGGCTACCTTTTCAGGAGAAAATGACCCAACTCAGCCCCTATCTTAAAAGGTTTCTGGGCTCTTAGCTGTGTCCATGTTTCAAATGAAATATTCACCTGCATTTGACTATGTCTCTGGTCATGCAGCTTTTCAGAAGGATGCCAAGGCTATTTTGGTTGGGTAGAATCAAACCGTTAGTCCAGTTTGTTTTGCTTACATCCATGGCGGTTGCACGTTGTGTTCGCATTCTTATCTGGCAACCCAGGGTGTCAAAATAAAATAGCAAAAGTCTTGTTTTTATCAGTATATGTTTCAATAGAACTAAAGGATAAAACGGCAACAGTAATATTTAGTATCCAGTATCCAATATCCGGAATGTAATAGCCACTGCCTTTTTTAATCATCTAACATTTCCCTCCCAGCTGGCCAACTCCAAAGCCGATGGTGCAATGGTCCGTTTCCCCAGACCTCCTCACAAAGTGGACCAGAACGTGGTTGAGAGCCAGGCGGTGCAGCAGGACTACACCAAATCCGGCTACACCCGCGGCCACCTCAACCCCAGCCTGCACCACCAGGACCGCATCGACCGCCGCTCCACGTTCACCCTGACCAATGTGGTTCCCCAGACTCAGGAGTCCAACGGCGGGCCGTGGGCGGCTCTGGAGAGCCACGTAAACAAGACGCTGAACCAGTATTGTTTGGGCCGCGCACACATTGTCACCGGCATCATTCCTTACAGGGTGGACCGCTGGCTGAAGGAGGAACACCGAGTGGCCATACCCGAGTATCTGTGGTCGGCTTACTGCTGCCCGTCCTACAGCCAGAACCTTCCGGAAAGCCTCAGGAAAACTTTCCCCACGTTTGCTGCCATTGGCCGCAACGATCCCAACAGCACGGAGGAAATTGTTCCCGTTGACGGGACAAAGATAAAGAATGTCGGGTATGACGTGAGGGCGATGTCCCTTGCAGATCTTGAGATGTATCTCAAAGAGAGATACGGGAGCGAAATTACTATTTTCAGAGATAATTGTTTGGAGCCACAAGATTATCTTTGATTTTGGAATTGGAATTGCAATGTGATTGGCCCCAGAGGATAGATGTGAAAATGGTGCTGAGACTGGTAGACTACTATAATAAAGTGTATGTCCTCCTTGATATAAGAAAATGTTAGATCATGCATTCATGTCATGGCACATATAAGAGGTGTTTACAGAAGACCAACACATTATATatatccttttttcttttcttcaatgACTTCCAAACTTAACTAATTTGATACTGGACAGGTTTCTTTGTTGGATATCCAGCACTAGCTTGATAAGCAGGCCTCTGTGTCCTGTAGCTTTGATTAActagagagtgtgtttttgtctgcctCATCTATGTCTGCCTTTCCCTGTATAATGAGATAAATCACATTGGGTTGAGTTGAACTGTGTGTAGAACTGCATCAGTGATGTGGAGAAAGCCAGTCATACTTCACAACATTTCTTCTGAGTTATGACAAGGATttaccactaggtggcagacTGATGCAGCAATTTCCGCAgttattgtttgtttctgaTGTGATTAGTCACAGTGATGAGTAGTATgagtttctgtctctcactgcagGTTTTGCTTCttgaaaaataacacacacaaaatacactcatcatgtgtgtgtacacacactcacacacatagtaacACAAGTTATGTGATGCTTTGCTTTGACATTACAAAATGTTTGATTTGCTTTGACATAATAATAAAAGTTTTCTAAGTATGTATAATATTGTGTAGAATTGGTGAAAAAGACAAGTAAGttaagtgcctgtgtgtgtgtgtgtgtgtgtgtgtgtgtgtgtgtgtgtgtgtgtgtgtgtgtgtgtgtgtgtgtgtgtgtgtgtgtgtgtgtgtgtgtgtgtgtgtgcgtgtgtgcgcgcgtgcgtgtgtgtgtgttttgaggccAGAAATGAAATAGGTTGGGAAATAGGGCGGGCCACtagtttgtacacacacacacacatgcacactcattcTGTCACTGTCACACTTCCAACACATCCATACCTGAACATCGGCCAGCTAAGGTGACAGCAGGTGAGTCCCTTTCTCAACCTGTATCACCTGAAGAACTCGTCCCAGCTCTGATAGTTTAATTACAGCAGTTGACAAAGTAACTTCATGTACCGCATAGCGCTGAGTAACATGACTGCCACAgtaagtgagagaatgagcaagaacaAAGATAGATGATTTCCTTTGCCGGAAGAGTGTGTTATCttgaaaaataaagtttttggcaaaaaaaaaaaaaatggaattagTTTATTGCTGTATGACACTTATCAGAGCCACAGAGGGAATACACCAGATTGCAATATGATGTGCAATATCATCagttgtaaaatgttttttttctctacaaAATTACTAACTTCATTCAacagttcattttattttttttaaatgcagtgGTTGACACAAGGAGAAATTACCTTTACTTTCGAGATACAAACTCAAGACTATTTGCATTACATATGCTCAGCAGCAGATGTTTTCCATCGTAAGCCACTTTTTTTACATACAGATAAGGCATACATTTCACCAATATGTGTGCTGTGACAATGCGTGGTTCTGGGGAGTCAAGGGCCTGACCATGACGTTGTGCTTTTAGCACCTCCCACTGAAGCAGCAACAAGGAGGAATGTCCACACCCTGGAGTTTGGGAGcccaacaacaataaacaaaaacacttttatTAATGCAATGTTTCAACTCTCAGCTCTTAGCTCTTCATCAGACAAACCTTGGGGCTGAATGTGCACACTACATCTCCTTTCttagcacctctctctctctctctctctctctctctctctctctctctctctctctctccccctctctctctccatctctctccctctctctctccatctctccccattGATCTACGCAgtagcgccctctagtggtgcGACTGCTGCATGCTCGGGGTAAACATCTTATCCCAGACCTCCACCTTCATGATGGCCTTTTCCATGGGGCACATGGTGGCCTTGATGTCCAGGTTGGACCCCTGGAAGGTCAGCCCAGAACCATTTGCTTCCATGCGGACGAAGCCCTTGGGCTCCTTGTCGTAGTACATCTCCTTGTAGAGGGCCTCGTCGCACTCCTTCCCCTTGGGGTAGAAGCCGATGGCGTACCAGTTCTTGTAGACGTTGTAGTCCCAGGGGATGGAGAACATGATGGCCAG encodes:
- the LOC105892782 gene encoding DELTA-stichotoxin-Hcr4b-like — encoded protein: MPETAEAVSATLTTRRNATIEITNLTTNYCLLNPKVFLESGETVNPPQPTVRPLKTEVCAFSKTSAKATGSVGVMTYELYERSRKDAAETLAIMFSIPWDYNVYKNWYAIGFYPKGKECDEALYKEMYYDKEPKGFVRMEANGSGLTFQGSNLDIKATMCPMEKAIMKVEVWDKMFTPSMQQSHH
- the LOC105892768 gene encoding endonuclease domain-containing 1 protein-like codes for the protein MKYSLYLFAISALYPLSQGDVGDFSPCVNSFYRDCPPSGIEGTPICQNFKNKYHFATLYSRERRSPWFSAYLYTTPAGKRPRGYWKYEPQLANSKADGAMVRFPRPPHKVDQNVVESQAVQQDYTKSGYTRGHLNPSLHHQDRIDRRSTFTLTNVVPQTQESNGGPWAALESHVNKTLNQYCLGRAHIVTGIIPYRVDRWLKEEHRVAIPEYLWSAYCCPSYSQNLPESLRKTFPTFAAIGRNDPNSTEEIVPVDGTKIKNVGYDVRAMSLADLEMYLKERYGSEITIFRDNCLEPQDYL